The Plectropomus leopardus isolate mb chromosome 14, YSFRI_Pleo_2.0, whole genome shotgun sequence DNA window aCTCACAGCCATTACAAAATATAATGATGCATTCTGTAATGTCAGggttttattttggaggaaagtagtaaaatttgtcatttttattgtatactaccaaatggcaacattttccgATCATAACCCTATACATGAAATGCTTGTAATTTCTTGGTTTCTGTGCCTGTTGAATTTTTGAACCCTGCCAGGTACTAGATGTCAAAGTGTGGTCTCAGCtgagaagagtgtgtgtgtgtgtgtgtgtgtgtgtgtgtgtgtgtgtgtgtgtgtgtgtgtgcgtgtgtgtgtgtatgtgtgtacagtgtgcatgtaaaaagagaaatattttcacaattttcaccTCGCAATTTTcacttcttctctctctctgtctctctgtctctctctcatgcacgcatgcacacacgtgcatgcacacacacacacaaacacacactttcacacattcAACCCCCTCATACACACAAGATATTATTCAGTATACCCAGCATGTCCTAACTCCctactcgtcacatggtgccattCTGTCGGGACCTTCCGAGTCTACCTATGATGtttcaggtatccttctgcgtcagctgttcaCCAGGAAGCTGTTAcaagtgatgtcaacaaatgcacatggtgggatgaagcagcctgtcactgtgatgtcacagcatgcAGAAAGCAGCACGACCCCGATGTTTCCACGGTGTAGACTATCATGATGTTTGGGATGGGGTGGTTAGGCTTAGGCAAAAGAGGCCAatggtaaggtgaagaaaaaaacacatccacaggGGAAGCAATCTCCAAACGCCatcatgaaagtcagttgtttgtgggcaCCATCCACCTCCCCGCACCCTATAAGTGCACTTGTGTTCCTTATAATATGTGGTTACTGTCAGCGTTGTTATCTGATGCTATCCTTCAGTACTTCTTTAGTGTATTTGAACAGAACCGGCTTTGTGCGGTCACGTTGTAAACTGACACCACCTGCGCATGTTGAATGTGGACGTTCCCGGTGTCTGCCAGCATATAACAATGCCATCAGTTCTGTCCGGCCACGTTGTCAAGTGACACCGTCTGTGcgcattgcatgtggatgcgTCCGGTGCCTTCCAGCTGTCCGCCAGTGGATAACCTCATTCTCATCTGCACTGTCTGtgtgcattgcatgtggacgcgaAAGGTGGCCTTTGGTGTCACACTTGTATGCATGaggcactgacagagcagcgctcTTACTTTGTCATCTCCTTCAACAAGCCTACATCGTATTAGTTGCGTAGATTTATTTCAGTGCCTGGCAGGGCTCCAAAATTCAACAGGCAAAACTACGAAATAACAAGCATGTCATGTATAGAGTTATGATGGGGAAATTTTGCCATCTGCTAGTATATAGTAATTATGACAGATTTTATTACTTTCCTCCAAGATAAAACCCTGACATTACAGAATGCATTATAATATTCTGGAGTGGTTGTGAGATtaaattatgtgatttttttcatgaaaaacagtgacattgTGTAttcaaactggcatttaaagggttagaatcctgaaaataaatggttatttggtcattttaatcAGGACTGAAGTCaacatttttgtccttaataTCGTTAACACATCCAAAATTATAAATTTGACTCTGCACAGAAAACTATGAATGcatcaaaatcaatgttgttgctaatctttgacatatccaagactgtgatttttaaaaaaaatctcccagcCTCCCCTCatttattatattgaaaataattcattttttgtgcatatttttcatgaaaagcAGTGACATTATATAATGAgaatggcatttaaagggttaaaatcctgaaaataaataaatgtttggtaGTTTTGATCAGGACTGAAGTTGATGAAAAGATTAAACcccaaaaagtagaaaaaaaaaatattaatcttgAATAATTTTATAGCAGTTTTTAGAAGTGAACATTTTTGTCCTCAGTGGCTTTAACTGGTCCTAAATTATAATTCtgactctgcacaaaaaactataaatgcatcaaaatcaatgttgttgctaatctttgacatatccaaggctgtgatttttaaaaaatctcccaGCCTAcccttatttattattttgaaaataattaatttttttgtgtgtatttttcatgaAGAGCAGTGACATAATGTAGTCAGACTGgtattcaaagggttaaaatcctgaaaataaataaatgtttaatagttttgatcaggactgaagttgattaaaagattaaacaccaaaaaggggaaaaaatattaatctgtaatatttttatccagtttttggaagtggacatttttgtccttagtGGCTTTAACTGGTCCTAAATTATAATTCtgactctgcacaaaaaactaaataaatacatcaaagtCAGTGTTGTTGCTGATCTTTCACATATCCAagactgtgataaaaaaaaaaaaaaaaaaaaacatctcccaACCTCCCctcatttattgttttgaaaataactctttttttggtcaaaaacagcagtgacatcatgtattcaaactggcatttaaatggttaaaataccAACAATGTTTAATCATTCGATAGTTTCGATTAGGACCGAAGTTGATTAAAAGATTCAAGCcaaaaaactggggaaaaaacatttttttatataaaattttcTATGAAAGGTTTtggaagtggacatttttgtcctaaATGTCCTTAAcggatttttttcaaagtgatCCCAGAGGATTAATGGGAGGAGAATCCCCCACATCAATGTCGTGCTGCAGCATGTGGGTTTGGGACAGCACATCTGAAAAGACATGCAAGGTAATTAAATGGACCACATCCTCATGCTGAGACTGAGCCAAATgggaaaaacaactttaaagttTAGACATCTCTGAGTTGTTCAGTCATCCATGAACAACAGCACTGGATGGACTcataacatcatcatcaacatcagaAACAGGCTGCATCTCAAACAGATCAGCACCAGACAGCACCTCAGCAGCATCAATGGGTTCAGCATTGCAGTGCTTGACAGGGAGCCAGTGAAGTTGCTGTAGGATGGGGGTGATTTGTTTTATGCAGGGAGTTCTGGTAAtgatggaggcagcagagtTCTGAACCAACTGAAGTTTATAAAAGAAATTGAACGGAAAACCAGAGAGGAGACAGTTATAGTCAGGATGGTGGTGCTATTGGGTGTGAGAGACGGGCAGAGACGGCTGAAATATGGAGACTAAGTGATGTTATTGATGTGATTACAATGTGCTGTCAAGAATGACACCCAGACTCTTAGACAAGAAAGGCCCTACTAAATATGGAAAAGTCattcctttgtgttttaaaacaaatctgtgttcatgtatgataacattgtgaaagcgatcctcaaaaacaaccaaaaatgctgtagtatgcatgccacaCCAATAGCTGGCGGTGTAACGTCGTAATAACACACCatggaaaaacaacatgtgCCTACACAAAGTGCTGCTAtgacgtcaccgttctcacaggatccatgCATTTCCAGATTATACGGCAACAGAAGGGGTGGCGTATTCAAacgattacactctggaacctggtttcaaatgtttgtgttttcaggccctGAAAACCCTGTTGTCGTctgaatgaaaggccaaaccacaacaaaagtttaacatttcatgcgaGAACCATTGCCATGTAAACAGTTCGTTGAAGTTTTTATGGTGAACATGGAATAAAGGTCTGATATCAACTCTctttttagatctttttttgtGGTCTCAACCaactcaaggaaaaaaaaacaacttctgtCTCTCCAGCTGATAAATGCTTCACTATGTTCACCAGTTAGTGTCtacttgtgtctgtgtgctttttgCTGAGCAGGTAGGGCACAGTGGATTTGTCTGAGCCTTTTCACtgcaaacagctgcctgctgtgtcTGGAAACAAGTCTGACGAGAGTTTGAGGGgctgtaaaacacaaacaacaagctAAGTGGTGTAAGATCTCTATAGGGCGTCTTTAGAGCTGGTGATAGTacagctttaattaaaaaatgtacatgctCGCTCCACAGGGAACAATATAGATgaccaaatgcatttttgtttttgtgtgtaacttGCATACATTTTGTCACACAAGCAAGCTTAAAGACTACTTCAGTGAATTAGTATTGCACATTTCTCAAAGGGGCAGTGCATAATAACAATCAGCTTCATTAGCCAagtatgtgtgcacatacagCTCGTTCTCACTCGTCTAAAAGCGTTGCTCTGTCAATGCTTCAGCGTATGAtcgtgacgccaaaagccaccttctgcacCCAGTCGCAGCGCATCCGGATGTGCttgcaataatagaaacagatgcatgtcatattacaataatggtaggtgtgaaattagtaattgctctctatgatgatgttgagggagatgataacagtctcatgcatatgtgaaagggagttgtccaaaggcaagatcacagcatcggcgcaaccaggaccagaccacgatcagggcgagcggggggcacagaatcagtacagccacagcacgagcacaaccaaaggcagggtcgcagcatcagcacagctatcaccacggtcaggcacagtcaaggttacggccaggatccagggaaactaggaaacaagggagcaggaacgctcccgagaggcaacaggattagcgtagtgcagttcaacagacccaggctctgtaatcgcgagccccaggtagtgagagtaccacatggctatcacagagctaagctaagcttgcacatgggaatgcagttaacagacatgcatgatttctgatggcggcattgagagaaggaaaggagctcagcgtatcagggGAAGTCCctcggcaggttaaacctatgtcagcctaactatgggctggtccaggcagcctgagccagccctaattataagctttatcaaagaggaaggtcttaagtctacccttaaaagttgaaacagtgtctgcctccctgaccgaaaatggaagatggttccataggagaggagcgtggtagctgaaggctctggttcctaacctacatttggaaattttgggaaccacaagtaaccctgcgttttcagagcgcagtgatcttgagggctggtaaggaactatgagctgtgacagataggatggagcctgactatttagagctttgtaagtaaggaggaggattttaaattcaatcctggatttcacagggagcaagtgcagagaagctaaaacaggagaaatatgatcccttttcttgcttcccgttaaaacatgagcagcagcgttctgcacctgttggagagacctaagagatttgttggggcaaccaaataatagagaattacagtaatccagcctagaggtgacaaatgcatggactaatttttcagcatctgtttgggataggatatatctaatttttgcgatgttacgcaagtgaaagaaagccgtccttgaagtttgttttatatgggaggcaaaggataaatcctggtcaaataaaactccgaggttccttacagttgtgctagaggccaaggtaatgccatctagagaaattaaattgttggaaaaggagcttctgaggtgttttgggccaagaacaataacttcagttttgtctgaattcaacatcaggaaattacggctcatccaggcttttacatccttaagacatgtttgaagtctagatagttgatcagtttcatctggtttcatagatagatataattgcgtatcatcagcataacaatggaaatttaaggaatgttttctaattatgttgcctagaggaagcatatataaagtgaaaaggattggtccaaaggacagcgtcaggtaataacgctgccggtaaccacgtaatataaggagcatgagtgcACTTACAGGGCAGgcgggaggggaggtggatgggtctcACAAACAATTTACATTCGTCTTGGAGTCTGGAGTttgctccctgtgtgtgtgtgtgtgtgtgtgtgtgtgtgtgtgtgtgtgtgtgtttgttttgggggtttttctacaccttaccatgtgcctcttttgccttgacctaaccatccatgacttttaTGCCTTATCCAAATCATTGTGCAGTTAGCATTGTTCTATAAACTTAAGaaccatgctgcttcatcccaccacgtgcacCTTTTCACATAATGGTAACGGAGTGCGTCATTCCATGACAtcgtcccaccatgtgcatttgttgacatcaacaTAGCGGCATCTCAGAGCATAAATGGCTGACTCACAAGGATACCTGAAATGTGATGAGTAGATGCAggaggtcactgacagagtggcaccaggtccccaggaagtgcgccacacTCTGAAGCAaaatagtggccgaaagtggaactaaagcgtcacgtgatgcacaaCGGCCCAGAAAGACAtttccccatttgcttaacAGGGGGAAAGAGAcatccttaaatcactggataacgtgctaaagacataaaatgtgccattttccaaatcaagatttggaattcggtatttctccagacataaaatgaacacacataGGACCCGCGGGACTCTAACTCGTGAACACACATGTAACTCTTGGAGTccctgacacagcacaggcttcgtgccggctgtagtaatggatatttttgaatcataattcatcattttaaccatcttacaacacatccatacgctgttggctgtaaagcctgtaatatggacgtcttaccgtgtctgtatcagagaccgtatatacggtctacggtctgtattcaaactaccggttatcagtgagcagcgcggagcactagtgacagttactgaAAGGTACTGAACGtggtatttacttaaagttgagctgtgtattaatacacggggcaatattataaggcaccaccttttattatatttttgtgggcacaacactttttgattctgttaatttaatttttccgGTTGTGATTACGATATGAGTCCTtgatgagttgtatgtatatttgtgtatatttatgtgtgtgtgtgtgtgtatgtgtgtgtgtgtgtgtagagagagataaatatacaattatctgattatcacgtaaatattaaaaccgacagcaccgctgtccttataccgccgattagctgctgttgctaataagctaaactactatgagaggaatgctcgtgcaccggcgctgttcgcttcgagcactcgggtcatctgtgtgagcgagccagggAGTCGGAGTCAATACTCGGGTACACTCAGCTGCGTGCGGCTGCCTTTAATCACTtccacgcatgctctatgggccagtagatctgggtattttacatttttctaaacccggaaaaagagttttctctgcttcatgcg harbors:
- the LOC121953488 gene encoding uncharacterized protein LOC121953488 — protein: YMLPLGNIIRKHSLNFHCYADDTQLYLSMKPDETDQLSRLQTCLKDVKAWMSRNFLMLNSDKTEVIVLGPKHLRSSFSNNLISLDGITLASSTTVRNLGVLFDQDLSFASHIKQTSRTAFFHLRNIAKIRYILSQTDAEKLVHAFVTSRLDYCNSLLFGCPNKSLRSLQQVQNAAAHVLTGSKKRDHISPVLASLHLLPVKSRIEFKILLLTYKALNSQAPSYLSQLIVPYQPSRSLRSENAGLLVVPKISKCRLGTRAFSYHAPLLWNHLPFSVREADTVSTFKGRLKTFLFDKAYN